The Pseudomonas saponiphila DNA window TTGGATAAGCCATGGGAATCCAGGGTTGGTCCTGTTGGAAAACCAGCAGCGCCTTTTCATAGAGCGCGGCGCGCTTGGCAGGTTCAGCGTCGGCGCGGGCCTGGTCGATCAGCTCCTGGAACTCCTTGTTGCACCAGCGGGCGTAGTTTTCGCCGTTTTTCGCCGCGTCACAACTCAGGTTCGGAGTCAGGAAGTTGTCCGGGTCGCCGTTGTCCCCCGCCCAGCCGGCCGACACCATATCGTGTTCGCCGTTTTTCGCCCGCTTGAGCATCTCGCCCCATTCCATGACGCGGATCTCGAGCTTGAGGCCGATCTTGGCCAGGTCGGCCTGCATCATCTGCGCACCCAGCAGGGGATTGGGGTTGGTCGGGCCACCGCCGTTGCGGGTGAACAGGGTGATCACCGTGCCGTCCGGCACCCCGGCGTCCTTGAGCAGGGCGCGGGCCTTGTCCAGATCCCGGGGCGGATTCTTCAGGCTGTTGTTGAAGCCCAGCAGGGTCGGCGGATAAGGGCCGGTGCCGATCAGCGCATTGCCTTTGCCGTACAGGCTGTTGACGTAGGCTTCCTTGTCGAAGGCGATGTCGATGGCTTTGCGTACCCGCACGTCGCTCATGTATTTGCGGGAGGTGTTCATGGCGATGTAGCCGGTGGTCATGGCCGCCAGTTCATCGACCTTGAGGTTGGCGTCGGCCTTGATGCTGGGGATGTCATCGGGCTTGGGGTACAGGGCAACCTGGCACTCGTTGGCCTTGAGCTTCTGCAGGCGCACGTTGTTGTCGGTGGTGATCGCCAGCACCAGCGGGTCGGCCGGTGGCTTGCCGCGGAAGTAGTCCGGGTTGGCCTTGAAGCGTACCTGGGCGTCCTTGGCATAGCGGTTGAAAATGAACGGGCCAGTGCCGATGGGCTTGCTGTTGAGCTCAGAGGTCTTGCCTTCCTTGAGCAGCTTGTCG harbors:
- a CDS encoding ABC transporter substrate-binding protein, which encodes MNMLPLKAAIGAALLSAALGATAKPLVVCTEASPEGFDMVQYTTAVTADAVAETIFNRLVDFKPGTTDIEPALAESWDISPDGLQYTFHLRKGVKFHSTDYFTPTRDMNADDVLWSFQRQMDPKHPWHDKSSVGFPYFESMGFKELLKSVEKTDEHTVVFTLTRREAPFLADIAMAFSSIYPAEYADKLLKEGKTSELNSKPIGTGPFIFNRYAKDAQVRFKANPDYFRGKPPADPLVLAITTDNNVRLQKLKANECQVALYPKPDDIPSIKADANLKVDELAAMTTGYIAMNTSRKYMSDVRVRKAIDIAFDKEAYVNSLYGKGNALIGTGPYPPTLLGFNNSLKNPPRDLDKARALLKDAGVPDGTVITLFTRNGGGPTNPNPLLGAQMMQADLAKIGLKLEIRVMEWGEMLKRAKNGEHDMVSAGWAGDNGDPDNFLTPNLSCDAAKNGENYARWCNKEFQELIDQARADAEPAKRAALYEKALLVFQQDQPWIPMAYPKMFTAMRKNVEGYHQSPLTTNNFATTQVK